One Mycolicibacterium crocinum DNA window includes the following coding sequences:
- a CDS encoding class-II fumarase/aspartase family protein, with product MTDYGIVAPAWAATGAADLVDDDALLSAMLATEVALAEAQAELGVIPAGAAVAIRAAAAPAHIDLAKVAAGVRDTANPVVAFVEQLTAAVRAVDPSACEYVHRGSTSQDILDTALALLCGATLDRITEDLRATAELLAEHAELHRDTPMAGRTLTQHAVPMTFGLKAATWLHLVLDALQRVRTARASLPVSMGGAAGTLAAYHQYALDTENADDATLRLPGLVAERLGLTEPVIPWHGIRTPFADVAASLMITTGALGKLAADVLVLSRTEIGEVTEEPAPGRGASSAMPQKHNPVFATLVATAARQLPPIAVVLFSSMMVEDERSSGGWHAEWQPLRECLRIGAGAAANARRLVETLQVSPEKMAANLQLTRGAIVSERVNAVLAPLLGKGTAKRLLAEITAEAERDGTDVAELLEIALKAPGVTCPDVPGLFDPSGYTGISGPLVDRALQHYTSTKVKLT from the coding sequence ATGACGGACTACGGAATCGTGGCACCCGCGTGGGCCGCGACGGGCGCGGCCGACCTCGTCGACGACGACGCGTTGCTGAGCGCCATGCTGGCGACCGAAGTCGCACTGGCCGAGGCGCAGGCCGAATTGGGCGTGATTCCTGCGGGCGCGGCGGTGGCCATCAGAGCCGCCGCTGCGCCTGCACACATCGATCTCGCGAAAGTGGCTGCCGGCGTGCGTGACACGGCGAATCCTGTCGTCGCGTTTGTCGAGCAGCTCACCGCCGCGGTGCGAGCCGTCGACCCGTCGGCGTGCGAATACGTGCACCGCGGAAGCACGAGCCAGGACATCCTGGACACCGCGCTGGCCCTGCTGTGCGGCGCAACCCTGGACCGCATCACCGAGGATCTTCGGGCCACCGCGGAACTCCTCGCCGAACATGCTGAGCTACATCGGGATACCCCGATGGCCGGCCGAACTTTGACTCAGCACGCCGTGCCGATGACGTTCGGGTTGAAGGCAGCGACCTGGCTGCACCTGGTGCTCGACGCCCTCCAGCGCGTGCGCACCGCCCGCGCATCGCTACCCGTCTCGATGGGTGGCGCCGCGGGAACGCTTGCGGCATATCACCAGTACGCCCTGGACACCGAGAATGCCGACGACGCCACACTGCGTCTGCCGGGTTTGGTGGCCGAACGGCTCGGCCTGACCGAGCCGGTAATCCCCTGGCACGGAATCCGCACGCCGTTCGCCGATGTCGCCGCGAGCCTGATGATCACCACCGGTGCCCTCGGCAAGCTCGCCGCCGACGTCCTCGTCCTGAGCCGAACCGAAATCGGAGAGGTCACCGAAGAACCGGCACCCGGTCGGGGAGCGTCGTCGGCGATGCCGCAGAAACACAACCCTGTCTTCGCAACCCTCGTCGCGACCGCCGCCCGGCAGCTGCCGCCGATCGCCGTCGTGCTGTTCAGCTCGATGATGGTGGAAGACGAGCGGTCTTCGGGTGGCTGGCATGCCGAATGGCAGCCGCTGCGGGAATGCCTGCGGATCGGAGCCGGCGCGGCCGCCAACGCCAGACGCCTGGTCGAGACGCTTCAGGTCTCGCCGGAGAAGATGGCGGCGAACCTGCAGCTGACCCGCGGTGCCATCGTCTCCGAGCGGGTCAACGCGGTGCTGGCACCGCTGCTCGGCAAGGGCACCGCCAAACGCCTGCTCGCCGAGATCACCGCCGAAGCCGAGCGTGACGGCACCGACGTCGCCGAACTGCTCGAGATCGCCTTGAAGGCACCAGGAGTCACCTGTCCCGACGTACCGGGGCTATTCGATCCGTCCGGCTACACCGGGATCTCGGGCCCGCTGGTCGACCGGGCACTCCAGCACTACACATCGACGAAAGTGAAACTGACATGA
- a CDS encoding FAD/NAD(P)-binding protein, translated as MFSEQLHVAIVGLGPRGLSVAERLCANAESLLARGQELVIHLIDPHVFDGGQVWRSNQDRVLLMNTVACQVTIFVDDTVDCDGPVVPGPSLYEWARSIALVGSPTVPEEVRAEALTLGPDDYPSRPFYGSYLQWARDRIIWTAPSSVSFVSHKAIAVDVRDTADGLQEIELGNGDTIGGLHSVVLALGHMPHHLGEAETRLSEFAHRHDLRYVAPNNPADVPLDAIPAGEAIILRGMGLNFFDYMALLTIGRGGRFVRDAGGTLTYRASGEEPRLVVGSRRGVPYHARGKNQKGSFGRHTPRYVTPEVIERLRARADAGAPVDFRRDIWPLIDQEVRTVYYATLVRERRCICDAEEFTNLFAAADPATIPVFGDPLAVEESDAQRTVLAKFDIEAERSWDWRTIATPFADDDIASTRDFRSWLRKYLDDEVREAGKGNVTGPRKAAMDVLRDLRNEIRLLVDHGGLSGDSYRDELQRWYMPLNAFLSIGPPAERIEQFCALMDAGVLEVLGPDMQVDTRDGAFVAYSKACPDVTVRAATLIEARLPETDLHRTADPLLQALRDRGECRAHRIPIRGGGHWVSGGVAVTRRPYRLLDAHDRAHPRRFAFGVPTESVHWVTAAGIRPGVNSVILGDADAIARCSLRMATDNLTERSA; from the coding sequence GTGTTCAGTGAGCAGCTGCACGTGGCGATCGTCGGCCTCGGCCCCCGTGGCCTGTCGGTCGCAGAACGCTTGTGCGCCAACGCCGAATCGCTTCTGGCACGCGGGCAGGAACTTGTCATCCACCTGATCGACCCGCACGTGTTCGACGGTGGTCAGGTATGGCGGAGCAATCAGGACCGGGTGCTGTTGATGAACACGGTGGCCTGCCAGGTGACAATCTTCGTCGACGACACCGTGGACTGTGACGGACCGGTCGTGCCGGGGCCAAGCCTCTACGAGTGGGCCCGCTCGATCGCCTTGGTAGGCAGCCCGACGGTTCCGGAAGAGGTTCGCGCCGAGGCACTTACGCTGGGACCGGACGACTACCCGTCGCGGCCCTTCTACGGAAGCTACCTGCAGTGGGCACGCGACCGCATCATCTGGACCGCGCCCTCATCGGTCAGCTTCGTCTCGCACAAGGCCATCGCGGTCGACGTTCGCGACACCGCGGACGGCTTGCAGGAGATCGAACTCGGCAACGGCGACACGATCGGCGGGTTGCACTCCGTGGTGCTCGCGCTCGGCCACATGCCGCATCACCTCGGTGAGGCCGAAACGCGTTTGAGCGAGTTCGCGCATCGACACGACCTGCGCTACGTCGCGCCGAACAACCCGGCCGACGTACCCCTGGACGCGATCCCCGCCGGCGAGGCAATCATCCTGCGCGGCATGGGGCTCAACTTCTTCGACTACATGGCGTTGTTGACCATCGGTCGCGGCGGCCGGTTCGTGCGCGACGCCGGGGGCACGCTGACCTACCGCGCATCGGGAGAAGAACCCCGCCTGGTGGTGGGATCACGACGAGGTGTGCCCTACCACGCCCGCGGCAAGAACCAGAAAGGCTCGTTCGGCCGGCATACACCCCGGTACGTGACCCCCGAGGTGATCGAGCGACTGCGGGCCCGCGCCGACGCCGGCGCACCCGTGGACTTCCGCCGCGATATCTGGCCACTGATCGACCAGGAAGTCCGCACGGTGTACTACGCGACCCTGGTTCGGGAACGCCGATGCATCTGCGACGCAGAGGAATTCACCAACTTGTTCGCGGCCGCGGACCCGGCGACCATCCCCGTCTTCGGTGACCCGCTGGCCGTCGAGGAGAGCGATGCCCAGCGCACGGTGCTCGCCAAGTTCGACATCGAGGCCGAAAGATCCTGGGACTGGCGGACAATCGCGACCCCCTTCGCCGACGACGACATCGCATCGACACGGGACTTCCGCAGCTGGCTGCGGAAGTACCTGGACGACGAAGTCCGGGAAGCCGGCAAAGGCAATGTCACGGGTCCGCGCAAAGCAGCCATGGACGTCCTGCGCGACCTGCGCAACGAGATTCGCCTCCTGGTCGACCACGGCGGGCTGTCCGGCGACTCCTACCGCGACGAGTTGCAGCGCTGGTACATGCCGCTCAACGCGTTCCTGTCGATCGGACCGCCAGCGGAACGGATCGAGCAGTTCTGCGCGCTGATGGACGCCGGTGTGCTCGAGGTGCTCGGCCCGGACATGCAGGTCGACACACGCGACGGAGCATTCGTCGCCTACTCGAAAGCCTGCCCCGACGTCACGGTGCGGGCGGCCACGCTGATCGAGGCACGGCTGCCGGAAACCGATCTGCACCGGACGGCCGACCCGCTGCTGCAAGCCTTGCGCGACCGCGGCGAGTGCCGGGCGCACCGCATCCCCATCCGCGGCGGCGGCCACTGGGTCTCCGGTGGCGTTGCGGTCACCCGACGCCCGTACCGGCTGCTCGACGCGCACGACCGCGCGCACCCACGGCGTTTCGCGTTCGGTGTCCCCACCGAGTCGGTGCACTGGGTGACCGCTGCGGGCATCCGACCCGGCGTGAACTCGGTGATCCTCGGCGATGCGGATGCCATCGCCCGCTGCAGCCTTCGCATGGCGACCGACAACCTCACGGAGAGATCTGCATGA
- the aroF gene encoding 3-deoxy-7-phosphoheptulonate synthase, translating to MTNTLLVFDETVTRAGVEGWLRHLEKEDDVEMYRLGDTHILSVADADLIDTASPELPTPTHQVLQHKEAWLGRRDVRPGGTAVSFGPTTIGDGSVAVIAGPCAVESREQTLATAAVVAAEGAVGLRGGVFKPRTSPHSFQGLQWDGLDLLAEAREKTGLPVVTEVIDPEHVKRLAGVVDALQIGARNMQNFALLTAAGQSGLPVVLKRGFGCTVEETLAAAEYLLLEGNDQVVLCERGIRTFEPSARFTLDLTAVALWKQRTHLPVMVDPSHSGGHPDLVAPLSLAAIAAGADALIIDVHVAPEQALCDGKQALMPYEFADVMAKLAPLAAGLGRHMSEVPGVQ from the coding sequence ATGACCAACACACTGCTCGTGTTCGACGAGACCGTCACCCGCGCCGGCGTCGAGGGGTGGCTGCGCCATCTCGAGAAAGAAGACGACGTTGAGATGTACCGCCTCGGCGACACGCACATCCTCTCGGTCGCCGACGCGGACCTCATCGACACCGCAAGCCCCGAGCTGCCCACGCCGACGCACCAGGTGCTCCAGCACAAGGAAGCTTGGCTGGGCCGCAGGGACGTGCGTCCCGGCGGGACCGCGGTGTCTTTCGGGCCGACGACGATCGGTGACGGTTCCGTCGCAGTGATCGCCGGGCCGTGTGCGGTCGAATCGCGCGAGCAGACGCTGGCCACCGCGGCAGTCGTGGCCGCCGAGGGCGCTGTCGGCTTACGCGGCGGCGTCTTCAAGCCCCGCACCTCCCCGCACTCCTTCCAGGGTTTGCAATGGGACGGCCTCGATCTACTGGCCGAGGCCCGGGAGAAGACCGGCCTGCCCGTCGTCACCGAAGTGATCGACCCCGAGCACGTCAAGCGGCTGGCCGGTGTGGTCGACGCGCTGCAGATCGGTGCGCGCAACATGCAGAACTTCGCGCTGCTGACCGCCGCCGGCCAGAGCGGCCTCCCGGTCGTCCTCAAGCGCGGCTTCGGCTGCACCGTCGAGGAAACCCTCGCCGCTGCCGAATACCTGCTACTCGAAGGCAACGACCAGGTTGTGCTGTGCGAGCGAGGAATTCGCACCTTCGAGCCCTCCGCCCGCTTCACCCTCGACCTCACCGCTGTCGCGCTGTGGAAGCAGCGCACCCATCTGCCGGTCATGGTGGACCCCAGCCACTCCGGCGGCCACCCCGACCTCGTGGCGCCGCTGTCTCTGGCCGCGATCGCGGCCGGCGCCGACGCGCTGATCATCGACGTCCACGTCGCGCCGGAGCAGGCGCTGTGCGACGGCAAGCAAGCACTGATGCCCTACGAGTTCGCCGACGTGATGGCGAAACTCGCTCCCCTGGCAGCCGGACTCGGCCGGCACATGAGCGAGGTGCCCGGTGTTCAGTGA
- a CDS encoding serine/threonine-protein kinase, whose translation MAGERAEGAKPSGGGGIAAELEAAGFLDAAEVGRGGAGVVYRCYQTSLARTVAIKVLMSDLDQDNRERFLREGLAMGKLSGHPNIEDILQVGVTETNRPYIVMPYHEAGSLAQRLQRVGRIAWPDALRIGVKLCGALETAHRVGTLHRDIKPGNVLVNDYGEPQLSDFGIARIVGGYETATGFFTGTIAFTAPEVLAGNPPTAVSDVYSLGATIYAVIAGAAAHERKDGEDLVAHYLRISSTPVPDMRPQGIPADICATIEKAMSLDPSERHVSAAEFGRELQAAQRHNGLIADTMVLSESTGPSKPPTETAAIPFSAVEQTDLSEAASLAMAAPPASPPPPPAHDLAGPPPPISPSPPGPTPPVPPFPPGGRGPTPGHDGPTSIIKKPTTRRSWFVVAAAVIGVLALVAGGIYYASKPDTSSGGSSNTTIASQPTTETQAGWKPITNARVAREAAATTQADGTIWIFGGLESDGSVSGRHEGYDPAIDSWKGGDELPVPVQHAMAVTWQGTPCVMGGWRAEGTNTQIATDKVWRVVNSRWVELPPLLQPRAAGAAAVVGGRIVVTGGVDAGGKLLNTTEVFDGTAWKLAAQIPTPRKMLGVASDDKVVYTVGGNDGANDLPTVEAYDPAADSWTALPALTQPRSDLGVAIADARLVAVGGLSAGQVLKTVAVMDLASKTWAGLPDMSTARHGMAVAAVEKSVYVIGGATDVGTSQVTSTAETLKLAPRKLQPAPAWRSLPDAPTPRLMMAWTVLDDKIFIAGGMSHGDTLQLVQSYDPQTRAWQAQPPLPTPLHHATATTYRGEMVVIGGATEELANASNKVYALRGGTWVELPNLTHARAASAAAVVGDKLVVTGGQNAKQLVAQTEVFDGQSWKDVADLPTPREHLAAVSDGTYVYTVGGRFLSADKNSAAFERFDPKSGQWTKLVDMPTPRGSYGATFIDGRIVALGGEEPTQVLTTAEMYDIADSKWISLPPMPTARHGEVVASVGNTVYAIGGANRPTHEGPVATVEALDFT comes from the coding sequence ATGGCCGGAGAACGTGCGGAGGGCGCCAAGCCCTCCGGTGGGGGTGGCATCGCCGCTGAATTGGAAGCCGCAGGCTTTCTGGACGCCGCCGAGGTCGGTCGGGGCGGCGCGGGCGTCGTCTATCGCTGCTACCAGACGTCGCTCGCACGAACCGTCGCCATCAAGGTGTTGATGTCCGACCTCGACCAGGACAATCGCGAACGGTTCCTGCGTGAAGGCCTCGCGATGGGCAAGCTCTCCGGCCACCCGAACATCGAAGACATCCTGCAGGTCGGCGTCACCGAGACCAACCGGCCCTACATCGTGATGCCGTACCACGAAGCGGGATCCCTGGCCCAGCGCCTGCAGCGGGTCGGCCGGATCGCATGGCCGGACGCACTGCGTATCGGCGTGAAACTGTGCGGGGCCCTGGAAACCGCGCACCGGGTCGGGACGTTGCACCGCGACATCAAACCCGGGAACGTCCTCGTCAACGATTACGGCGAACCACAATTGAGCGATTTCGGTATCGCGCGCATCGTCGGCGGATACGAGACGGCGACCGGATTCTTCACCGGCACCATCGCGTTCACCGCACCGGAAGTGCTGGCCGGCAATCCGCCGACGGCCGTGTCGGACGTCTACTCCCTCGGCGCCACGATCTACGCGGTGATCGCCGGGGCCGCGGCCCATGAGCGCAAGGACGGCGAGGACCTCGTCGCTCACTACTTGCGAATCAGCTCGACACCCGTGCCGGACATGCGGCCCCAGGGGATTCCGGCCGATATCTGCGCCACGATCGAGAAAGCGATGTCGCTGGATCCGTCCGAGCGGCATGTGTCCGCCGCCGAGTTCGGCCGCGAACTGCAGGCGGCGCAGCGTCACAACGGGTTGATCGCGGACACAATGGTCCTCAGCGAATCCACCGGCCCGTCGAAGCCGCCGACGGAGACGGCAGCGATCCCGTTCTCGGCGGTCGAGCAGACGGATCTCTCCGAAGCGGCGTCGCTGGCCATGGCCGCACCCCCGGCGTCCCCGCCACCCCCGCCGGCGCACGACCTGGCTGGGCCGCCGCCGCCGATCTCGCCGAGCCCGCCGGGACCGACGCCGCCGGTTCCGCCGTTCCCGCCCGGCGGCCGCGGCCCCACGCCCGGGCATGATGGACCGACCAGCATCATCAAGAAGCCGACCACCCGTCGATCCTGGTTCGTCGTCGCGGCGGCGGTGATCGGGGTGCTGGCGTTGGTGGCCGGCGGGATCTATTACGCATCGAAGCCCGACACCAGCAGCGGTGGCAGCAGCAACACCACGATCGCCAGCCAACCGACGACCGAGACTCAGGCCGGCTGGAAGCCGATCACCAATGCGCGCGTGGCCCGCGAGGCCGCGGCGACGACGCAGGCCGACGGCACCATCTGGATTTTCGGCGGCCTGGAAAGTGACGGCAGCGTCAGCGGACGGCACGAGGGCTACGACCCGGCCATCGACAGCTGGAAGGGTGGCGACGAACTGCCCGTTCCGGTTCAGCACGCCATGGCGGTGACGTGGCAGGGCACTCCGTGTGTGATGGGCGGTTGGCGGGCCGAGGGCACCAACACTCAGATCGCGACGGACAAGGTCTGGCGGGTCGTCAACAGCCGTTGGGTGGAGCTTCCGCCTCTGTTGCAGCCCCGGGCCGCGGGTGCCGCAGCGGTGGTCGGTGGCCGCATTGTTGTCACCGGCGGTGTGGACGCCGGCGGCAAGCTGCTCAACACCACCGAGGTCTTCGACGGCACGGCGTGGAAGCTTGCGGCCCAAATCCCAACGCCGAGAAAGATGTTGGGCGTCGCGTCGGACGACAAGGTGGTGTACACCGTCGGCGGAAACGACGGGGCCAACGATCTTCCGACGGTGGAGGCGTATGACCCGGCTGCCGACTCCTGGACGGCGTTGCCGGCCCTGACTCAGCCGCGCAGCGACCTCGGTGTCGCCATCGCCGACGCGCGGCTCGTCGCGGTCGGGGGACTGTCCGCAGGGCAGGTGCTCAAGACCGTCGCCGTGATGGATTTGGCGTCCAAGACGTGGGCCGGCCTGCCGGACATGAGCACCGCGCGGCACGGGATGGCCGTCGCCGCGGTGGAGAAGTCGGTGTACGTGATCGGCGGGGCCACCGACGTGGGCACCAGCCAGGTGACGTCGACGGCGGAGACGCTCAAACTTGCGCCCCGCAAGCTGCAGCCCGCGCCGGCCTGGCGGTCGTTGCCCGACGCACCGACGCCCCGGCTGATGATGGCGTGGACGGTGCTCGACGACAAGATCTTCATCGCGGGTGGCATGAGCCACGGCGACACCTTGCAGCTGGTGCAGAGTTACGACCCGCAGACCCGAGCATGGCAGGCGCAGCCGCCGCTGCCCACGCCGCTGCACCACGCGACCGCGACGACCTATCGCGGCGAAATGGTGGTAATCGGCGGTGCGACTGAAGAACTCGCGAACGCGTCGAACAAGGTCTACGCCCTGCGTGGTGGCACGTGGGTCGAGTTGCCGAACCTCACCCACGCCCGTGCGGCCTCCGCCGCCGCGGTTGTCGGCGACAAGCTGGTGGTCACCGGCGGGCAGAACGCCAAGCAGCTCGTCGCGCAGACCGAGGTGTTCGACGGCCAGTCGTGGAAGGACGTGGCCGACTTGCCGACCCCGCGCGAGCACTTGGCCGCGGTGTCGGACGGGACCTACGTCTACACGGTGGGTGGGCGATTCCTGTCCGCCGACAAGAACTCCGCCGCGTTCGAGCGTTTCGACCCCAAGTCGGGGCAGTGGACCAAGCTGGTGGACATGCCGACTCCGCGCGGCAGCTACGGGGCGACCTTCATCGACGGCCGGATCGTCGCACTGGGCGGCGAGGAGCCGACGCAGGTGTTGACGACGGCCGAGATGTACGACATCGCCGACTCGAAATGGATCTCGCTACCGCCGATGCCGACGGCGCGCCACGGCGAAGTAGTCGCCTCGGTCGGCAACACCGTGTACGCGATCGGCGGCGCGAACCGGCCGACACATGAGGGGCCGGTCGCCACGGTCGAGGCGCTCGACTTCACCTAG
- a CDS encoding branched-chain amino acid aminotransferase, which produces MNRDAALATPGFGDVFTDHMVTMRWTAEMGWQATEIGPLTPMSFHPATMALHYGQTIFEGMKAFWRPDGQRAVFRPRDHARRFNNSARRMAMPTLPEEDFVTAVETLVRADAAWVPEARGHNLYLRPFMIASQTALGLRPADEYLFMVIATPSRPATMEPKAMRLWAAPEYIRAAPGGTGAAKCGGNYGGSFIVQREAAANNCDEVVWLDARERRYVEEAGGCNLFFVEATATGPRLRTPPLSGTLLAGITRDSILRLADSLGYAISEEPLTLDAWEQGCRAGRITETFACGTARSIVPVGHVVSTRQDWAVGDGVAGPVTSRLRQAMLDIHHGSAPDLHGWMRLVNVGE; this is translated from the coding sequence ATGAATCGCGATGCCGCACTTGCCACGCCGGGATTCGGCGACGTCTTCACCGACCACATGGTGACCATGCGCTGGACCGCGGAGATGGGCTGGCAGGCAACTGAAATCGGCCCGCTCACCCCGATGTCGTTTCACCCCGCCACCATGGCATTGCACTACGGCCAAACGATTTTCGAGGGCATGAAGGCGTTCTGGCGGCCCGACGGTCAGCGCGCCGTGTTCCGCCCCCGCGACCATGCCCGCCGGTTCAACAACTCGGCGCGCCGGATGGCCATGCCCACGTTGCCCGAAGAGGACTTCGTCACGGCGGTCGAGACGCTGGTGCGGGCCGACGCCGCCTGGGTGCCCGAAGCCCGTGGGCACAACCTGTACCTGCGGCCGTTCATGATCGCGTCGCAGACCGCCCTTGGCCTTCGCCCCGCCGACGAGTACCTGTTCATGGTGATCGCCACCCCGTCGCGGCCGGCCACCATGGAGCCGAAGGCCATGCGGTTGTGGGCGGCACCGGAGTACATCCGTGCGGCGCCGGGCGGCACCGGCGCGGCGAAATGTGGCGGCAACTACGGCGGCTCGTTCATCGTGCAGCGCGAGGCGGCAGCCAACAACTGCGACGAGGTCGTATGGCTGGACGCCCGGGAACGCCGCTATGTCGAAGAGGCCGGCGGGTGCAACCTGTTCTTCGTGGAGGCCACCGCCACCGGCCCTCGCCTGCGCACCCCGCCACTGAGCGGCACTCTGCTGGCGGGCATCACCCGCGATTCGATCCTGCGACTGGCGGACTCGCTCGGCTACGCAATCTCCGAAGAGCCGCTCACGCTCGACGCGTGGGAGCAGGGCTGCCGAGCCGGGCGCATCACCGAGACGTTCGCGTGTGGCACGGCCCGGTCGATCGTCCCGGTCGGGCACGTGGTGTCCACCCGTCAGGATTGGGCGGTGGGCGACGGTGTCGCCGGCCCGGTGACGTCGCGGCTGCGTCAGGCGATGCTCGACATCCACCACGGGTCCGCGCCCGATCTACACGGGTGGATGCGACTCGTGAACGTCGGCGAATAA
- a CDS encoding ATP-grasp domain-containing protein → MRTQAFILTGYLPVVCRNAVYIDDLRRRGLTILVITPAMSRSYAQAHGVDPGHPASAIDEIAFVDGSVASEGSYLPGVIEHAERWRRSYDIVGVYAVGETLVEPTGLVADYFGLPFPGLRAARACRNKYLQRWYLPDLSPVSVVIPPGSRDSVGAVPFPAVVKPATRHSSEGVQMVHDCDELTAQLGEYPSEETILVEQMIGGQEYSVESLTQDGKTLFSSVTRKETNDVDSQYFVEMAHTVPAPHDDSWDAVQRANVEMLDRLGIENGITHAEWRLDKQGEARLMEVAARTPGDGIMVLYHLATGRRMEPEILRIALGENAEYPTARRYARQVYIAHEPGTLVGVTVDWDGVEPVWVDDGNPWPDMEPLPADHPAALRAVLVYEPLGTQLGPIRSSDDRAVTFFIDAPTLAELDALEARVRAAVRVETGI, encoded by the coding sequence ATGAGAACCCAAGCCTTCATCCTCACCGGCTACCTGCCCGTCGTCTGCCGCAATGCGGTCTACATCGACGATCTACGTCGTCGGGGTCTGACGATCCTGGTGATCACCCCGGCCATGTCCCGCTCATACGCACAGGCGCATGGCGTTGACCCCGGCCATCCCGCCTCCGCGATCGACGAGATCGCCTTCGTCGACGGCTCGGTGGCCAGCGAGGGCTCATACCTCCCCGGAGTCATCGAGCACGCCGAACGCTGGCGCCGGTCGTACGACATCGTCGGCGTCTACGCCGTCGGTGAGACGCTGGTGGAGCCGACCGGCCTGGTCGCCGACTACTTCGGCCTGCCGTTCCCCGGATTGCGGGCAGCACGCGCCTGCCGCAACAAGTACTTGCAGCGGTGGTACCTGCCCGACCTCAGCCCGGTGTCGGTGGTGATTCCGCCAGGATCGCGCGATAGCGTCGGCGCCGTTCCGTTCCCCGCGGTGGTCAAGCCGGCAACCCGGCACTCGAGCGAGGGAGTGCAGATGGTGCACGACTGCGACGAGCTGACCGCCCAGCTGGGCGAATATCCGTCGGAGGAAACCATTCTCGTCGAGCAGATGATCGGCGGACAGGAGTACTCGGTCGAGAGCCTGACACAGGATGGCAAGACGCTGTTCTCGTCGGTCACCCGCAAGGAGACCAACGACGTCGACTCGCAGTACTTCGTCGAGATGGCCCACACCGTGCCGGCCCCGCACGACGACAGCTGGGATGCGGTGCAGCGCGCCAACGTCGAGATGCTCGACAGGCTGGGCATCGAGAACGGCATCACGCATGCCGAGTGGCGACTCGACAAGCAGGGCGAGGCACGCCTCATGGAGGTCGCCGCGCGTACGCCCGGCGACGGCATCATGGTGCTGTACCACTTGGCGACGGGCCGGCGGATGGAGCCGGAGATTCTGCGAATCGCATTGGGAGAGAACGCTGAGTACCCGACAGCGCGACGCTACGCACGACAGGTGTACATCGCTCACGAACCCGGAACACTCGTCGGCGTGACAGTCGACTGGGATGGCGTCGAGCCGGTATGGGTCGACGACGGCAATCCCTGGCCCGACATGGAGCCGCTGCCTGCCGATCATCCCGCGGCGTTGCGCGCGGTCTTGGTATACGAGCCGCTCGGTACGCAGTTGGGCCCCATCCGCAGTTCCGACGACCGGGCGGTCACGTTCTTCATCGACGCACCGACGCTCGCGGAGCTCGACGCGCTGGAGGCGCGGGTGCGGGCGGCAGTACGCGTCGAGACAGGAATCTGA
- a CDS encoding FHA domain-containing protein, translating to MPSHLEVWKPSGRQLIPLGSERVTVGKSSSNVVSLDHDSTVSRLHAVLENLGYAWSIRDVGSRNGTYINGEKISAERVLRSGDELRVGTSKLVFWEVRDADEVTIGEATVSVAPTQPPPRLTPRELEVLVVLCRPLVSGDPFPEAVSVKQMAQELFVTEAAIKQHLQNLYDKFSIPPEGERRVRLANEAIRRGAVTLNMLRDNDS from the coding sequence ATGCCTTCCCACCTGGAGGTCTGGAAGCCGTCCGGACGGCAGCTGATCCCACTCGGCAGCGAGCGAGTGACGGTCGGCAAGTCGTCGTCCAATGTTGTGTCGCTAGACCACGACTCGACGGTGTCGCGCCTGCATGCCGTATTGGAGAACCTCGGGTACGCGTGGTCGATCCGCGATGTGGGCAGCCGCAACGGCACCTACATCAACGGGGAGAAGATCTCCGCCGAACGGGTCCTGCGGTCGGGAGACGAGCTGCGAGTCGGCACGTCGAAATTGGTGTTCTGGGAAGTCCGCGACGCCGACGAAGTGACCATCGGTGAAGCCACGGTGTCCGTCGCCCCCACCCAGCCGCCGCCGCGGCTGACCCCCCGCGAACTCGAAGTGCTCGTGGTGCTGTGCCGCCCACTGGTTTCCGGTGACCCGTTCCCCGAGGCGGTGTCGGTCAAGCAGATGGCCCAGGAACTGTTCGTCACCGAAGCCGCGATCAAACAGCATCTGCAGAACCTGTACGACAAGTTCTCCATCCCACCGGAGGGCGAGCGTCGCGTGCGCCTGGCCAACGAGGCCATCCGTCGCGGCGCCGTCACCCTGAACATGTTGCGCGACAACGATTCCTAG